One Microplitis demolitor isolate Queensland-Clemson2020A chromosome 2, iyMicDemo2.1a, whole genome shotgun sequence DNA segment encodes these proteins:
- the LOC103575163 gene encoding exosome complex component RRP40, translating to MGDMIGDVVMPGDVIKITSTNPKEKVILGPGLRRDGDIIYSCKAGVLKKRTTIYYVDSYQRRYVPVRGENVVGIVTQKAGDIFKVDIGASDQAALPYLAFEGASKRNRPDVQIGDIVFAKLLIASKDMEPELVCVDSLGKKGKLGVLGPDGMLFTCSLSLVRKILSPTNPFFEAFAKEQPYELAVGMNGRIWIKARSVKETIALANAILAAEYTSNDQIKKLCDSIAQTVFINY from the exons atgggGGACATGATAGGAGACGTCGTGATGCCTGGggatgttattaaaataacgtCAACTAATCCGAAAGAAAAAGTTATTCTTGGTCCAGGACTTCGACGTGATGGTGACATTATTTACTCATGTAAAGCTggtgttttaaaaaaacgcaCGACTATTTATTATGTTGACAGTTATCAGCGAAG ATATGTTCCAGTTCGTGGTGAAAATGTCGTAGGAATAGTAACACAAAAAGCTGGTGATATATTCAAAGTAGATATTGGAGCAAGTGATCAAGCTGCATTACCATACCTGGCATTTGAGGGTGCGAGTAAAAGAAATCGTCCTGATGTACAGATCGGAGACATCGTCTTCGCTAAATTACTGATTGCCAGCAAGGACATGGAACCGGAGTTGGTGTGCGTTGATTCACTGGGTAAAAAAGGTAAACTAGGAGTCTTGGGACCTGATGGAATGCTTTTTACTTGTTCACTGAGTCTCGTACGCAAGATATTGAGTCCTACTAATCCCTTCTTCGAAGCGTTTGCTAAAGAACAGCCGTATGAATTAGCTGTGGGTATGAATGGAAGAATTTGGATCAAAGCTAGATCTGTTAAAGAAACTATTGCGCTAGCCAATGCTATTCTCGCTGCCGAGTACACGAGTAATGaccagattaaaaaattatgcgaCAGTATCGCGCAgactgtatttattaattattaa